The following proteins are co-located in the Triticum aestivum cultivar Chinese Spring chromosome 1A, IWGSC CS RefSeq v2.1, whole genome shotgun sequence genome:
- the LOC123060560 gene encoding UV radiation resistance-associated protein isoform X3, translated as MSARAGPDPNSEKSVAWPDLRGSLERAGALAAELAAAAEERARLARRLEAALEVRRESVRQGAALDELSRRLERRRARADELAVARRRAAEGVERRKEQMQAQIERVLPLSRALAAAHRQVQEAKELKSAEKARLGDLQRLLRTRQQSMVAQVAALYPVRVFRDLPAAENHHSRTNGECRTPSEENGALPQEMNGNGRHLLSIIKSPHVGPLTFFGWQIGKPKTKQPSYSHKELQRSAAVLGYAAHAVLLIASYLDIPLRYPLRFGGSRSYVGDRLPSAEASSMGSTEHRRVGSADSKLTDYPLFLEYQDDSTKASYAIHLLQKDTEQLLNYIGAESSGRNAFGNLRELIRIVQSDEYLYI; from the exons ATGAGCGCCAGGGCCGGGCCGGATCCCAACTCCGAGAAGTCGGTCGCGTGGCCGGACCTCCGGGGAAGCCTCGAGCGGGCCGGCGCCCTCGCCGCGGAGCTCGCGGCCGCGGCGGAGGAACGGGCACGCCTGGCGCGCCGCCTCGAGGCCGCGCTCGAG GTGAGGAGGGAGTCGGTGCGGCAGGGCGCGGCGCTGGACGAGCTGAGCCGGCGGCTggagcggcggcgggcgcgcgcggACGAGCTCGCCGTCGCCAGGCGGAGGGCCGCCGAGGGCGTGGAACGGCGCAAGGAGCAGATGCAGGCGCAGATCGAGCGGGTGCTGCCGCTCTCCAGGGCCCTCGCCGCCGCGCACCGCCAAGTGCAG GAAGCCAAAGAGTTGAAATCCGCGGAGAAGGCGCGGCTTGGGGATCTGCAGAGGCTGCTCAGGACGAGGCAGCAGTCCATGGTAGCCCAGGTCGCCGCCCTGTACCCTGTCAGGGTCTTCCGAGACCTGCCGGCTGCAGAGAACCACCATTCCCGTACCAATG GAGAGTGCCGAACACCTTCGGAAGAGAATGGGGCACTTCCGCAAGAAATGAATGGAAATGGAAGACATTTACTCAGCATTATCAAATCTCCACATGTTGGCCCCTTGACATTTTTTGGTTGGCAAATTGGAAAGCCCAAGACAAAGCAGCCAAGTTACAGTCACAAGGAGCTTCAGAGGTCAGCAGCTGTGCTTGGATATGCAGCACAT GCAGTCTTGCTTATTGCTTCATATCTTGACATTCCCCTCCGATATCCTTTGCGCTTTGGAGGATCACGATCTTATGTCGGTGATCGTTTGCCTTCAGCTGAAGCATCATCCATGGGTTCAACGGAACATCGAAGGGTCGGCAGCGCTGACTCAAAACTAACAGATTATCCCCTTTTCTTGGAATATCAAGATGACTCGACAAAGGCATCCTACGCCATTCACTTGTTGCAAAAG GATACGGAGCAGCTCTTGAACTACATCGGAGCAGAGAGTTCTGGGAGGAATGCATTTGGTAATCTGCGGGAGCTTATTAGGATTGTACAGTCAGATGAGTATCTGTACATATGA
- the LOC123060560 gene encoding uncharacterized protein isoform X2 — protein sequence MGVQAKHDTLGIKKVLKCSIRISYRCASEHWALFSLALLLYLLYRSSPGLFAFLLSTSPVIICATLLLGILLSYGSTHLPESVEDRKTDTDSSAPRFGCFSRNVHFGAHQGFSVPAVKESTVGFKCWEIRNPSFSKARADKLTELDDTVPLLKESVDQGDERVYGHDRLTELFASISSMVTLQQEVGMEKFMKADHEREFRDPFSNNDNSTEYASLFEDAGQRRVDEKETTFGLCSSSENDRENDETVRKENQDKLLTDDQSDNVGEVSEDNPAKKPAGTCKWGRAFSVRQRKKLDGIKIEPINVDISSQLDSSLVSPCARVGNHDVSSDFDSVKPEFSSSDITMVDVAPMLDGNDPPLSNDDSGKLEDSSCDITMADVAPMLDEIDPPLGNEFPSPEPIDNDDSVCGSNFCRLDPQMDSDNNSKPDTSKAENDAKDGEKKKDDGGNQPEFLGTADEDKNAMDLGYSEVERSRRLEFLMAKRRSRKNIIFDLDGNDACQSADRFSRFRMQVQPISVSRRSPFDLASDPDEAAIPGSAPSIMHRRNNLFEPPSEQSDDGGVSAHDNLDSQEIMTGSRRDMVFKRHDTFNFGGQERHRSRFKPCFVLDAMDIQEESTGSFQRQFSDKSVSKLSAVSECDTLSSVADQEESNNLVKKDFQRWFSDKSVSRLSVVSESDTLSLGADQEECNDLVKKDFQRWFSDKSMSRLSVVSGSDALSLAAGQEERSDFNKDFLWYFQRQFSDKSMSKVTVVSESDALSLVADQEEHTDFNKDFLWYFQRQFSDKSVSRQSVVAESDIISSVTDQEDRSDLVEKDVLLGDTSPELPRQESDVGNAGSKCPDTVDFLGDETLNAAVASGMEPEPVCNAAT from the coding sequence ATGGGTGTCCAGGCCAAGCATGATACATTAGGCATCAAGAAAGTTTTGAAGTGCTCTATCAGAATAAGCTATAGATGTGCCTCTGAACACTGGGCTCTCTTCAGTCTAGCCCTACTGCTTTACCTGCTGTACAGATCTTCACCGGGTCTCTTCGCTTTCCTTCTCTCCACTTCCCCTGTAATTATTTGCGCCACCCTTCTTCTTGGTATACTGCTAAGTTATGGGAGCACACATCTTCCTGAGTCCGTTGAAGACCGGAAGACTGACACAGATAGTTCAGCTCCCAGGTTTGGATGTTTTTCCAGAAATGTTCATTTTGGAGCACATCAGGGATTTTCAGTGCCTGCAGTTAAGGAGAGCACAGTTGGCTTTAAATGTTGGGAAATCAGAAACCCAAGTTTTAGCAAGGCAAGGGCTGACAAGCTTACTGAGCTGGATGATACTGTTCCTCTTTTGAAGGAATCAGTTGATCAAGGAGATGAGAGAGTTTATGGACATGATAGACTCACTGAACTCTTCGCTTCTATTTCTTCCATGGTGACACTGCAGCAAGAGGTTGGTATGGAGAAATTCATGAAGGCTGATCATGAACGGGAGTTCAGAGATCCATTTTCCAACAATGATAATAGTACCGAGTATGCTAGCCTGTTTGAGGATGCTGGTCAAAGAAGAGTTGATGAGAAGGAGACAACATTTGGCTTATGCTCTTCCAGTGAGAATGATAGGGAAAATGATGAAACAGTAAGAAAGGAAAATCAAGATAAATTGTTGACAGATGATCAAAGTGATAATGTGGGAGAGGTTTCAGAAGATAACCCAGCTAAAAAACCGGCTGGTACTTGCAAATGGGGCCGTGCTTTTTCTGTCCGTCAGAGAAAGAAGCTTGATGGGATAAAGATTGAGCCTATCAATGTTGATATCAGCAGCCAGTTAGACTCTTCTCTAGTTTCACCATGTGCAAGAGTTGGCAACCATGATGTTTCATCAGATTTTGATTCTGTCAAGCCAGAGTTTTCCTCTTCTGATATCACTATGGTTGACGTTGCTCCAATGCTCGATGGTAATGATCCTCCTTTAAGCAATGATGATTCTGGTAAGCTAGAGGATTCCTCTTGTGATATCACTATGGCTGATGTTGCTCCAATGCTTGATGAGATTGATCCTCCTTTAGGCAATGAATTCCCTAGCCCCGAGCCCATTGACAATGATGATTCTGTCTGCGGTTCCAACTTCTGCCGCCTGGATCCTCAAATGGACAGTGATAATAACAGCAAGCCTGATACTAGTAAAgctgaaaatgatgctaaggatgGAGAAAAGAAGAAGGATGATGGTGGGAACCAACCTGAATTTCTTGGGACAGCAGACGAAGATAAGAATGCCATGGATCTTGGGTACTCTGAGGTGGAAAGGAGTCGTAGATTGGAGTTCTTGATGGCTAAGAGAAGATCAAGGAAGAATATAATATTTGATCTTGATGGAAATGATGCTTGTCAGAGTGCAGATAGATTTTCACGTTTCCGTATGCAAGTTCAGCCCATTTCAGTATCAAGGAGGAGCCCTTTTGACCTTGCTTCTGATCCTGATGAGGCAGCCATTCCTGGCTCGGCTCCTTCAATCATGCATCGGCGAAATAACCTGTTTGAACCCCCTTCTGAACAATCAGATGATGGTGGTGTATCTGCACATGATAACTTGGATTCTCAAGAAATCATGACAGGTTCCCGCCGAGACATGGTCTTCAAGAGGCATGATACCTTCAATTTTGGCGGCCAAGAGAGACACCGTTCTCGATTTAAGCCATGTTTCGTGCTGGATGCAATGGATATTCAGGAAGAAAGTACAGGCAGTTTCCAGAGGCAGTTCAGTGACAAGAGTGTGTCAAAACTAAGTGCTGTATCTGAGTGTGATACCCTTTCTTCGGTCGCTGATCAAGAGGAAAGCAACAACCTCGTCAAAAAGGATTTCCAGAGGTGGTTCAGTGACAAGAGCGTGTCAAGACTGAGCGTTGTTTCTGAATCTGACACCCTTTCTTTGGGCGCCGATCAAGAGGAATGCAACGACCTTGTGAAAAAGGATTTCCAGAGGTGGTTCAGTGACAAGAGCATGTCGAGGCTGAGCGTTGTTTCTGGATCTGACGCCCTTTCTTTGGCCGCCGGTCAAGAGGAACGCAGCGACTTCAATAAGGACTTCCTCTGGTATTTCCAGAGGCAGTTCAGTGACAAGAGCATGTCGAAAGTAACTGTTGTTTCTGAATCCGATGCCCTTTCTTTGGTCGCCGACCAGGAGGAACACACCGACTTCAATAAGGATTTCCTTTGGTACTTCCAGAGGCAGTTCAGCGACAAGAGCGTGTCGAGGCAGAGCGTTGTTGCTGAATCTGATATCATTTCGTCAGTCACCGATCAAGAGGACCGCAGCGACCTCGTCGAGAAGGATGTCCTTTTGGGGGACACGTCGCCAGAGCTGCCAAGACAGGAAAGTGATGTTGGAAATGCTGGAAGCAAATGCCCAGACACGGTTGATTTTTTGGGTGATGAAACTCTGAATGCCGCTGTCGCCAGTGGGATGGAGCCTGAGCCAGTGTGCAATGCTGCAACATAG
- the LOC123060560 gene encoding spindle assembly checkpoint component MAD1 isoform X5, with product MSARAGPDPNSEKSVAWPDLRGSLERAGALAAELAAAAEERARLARRLEAALEVRRESVRQGAALDELSRRLERRRARADELAVARRRAAEGVERRKEQMQAQIERVLPLSRALAAAHRQVQEAKELKSAEKARLGDLQRLLRTRQQSMVAQVAALYPVRVFRDLPAAENHHSRTNGECRTPSEENGALPQEMNGNGRHLLSIIKSPHVGPLTFFGWQIGKPKTKQPSYSHKELQRSAAVLGYAAHSCLLLHILTFPSDILCALEDHDLMSVIVCLQLKHHPWVQRNIEGSAALTQN from the exons ATGAGCGCCAGGGCCGGGCCGGATCCCAACTCCGAGAAGTCGGTCGCGTGGCCGGACCTCCGGGGAAGCCTCGAGCGGGCCGGCGCCCTCGCCGCGGAGCTCGCGGCCGCGGCGGAGGAACGGGCACGCCTGGCGCGCCGCCTCGAGGCCGCGCTCGAG GTGAGGAGGGAGTCGGTGCGGCAGGGCGCGGCGCTGGACGAGCTGAGCCGGCGGCTggagcggcggcgggcgcgcgcggACGAGCTCGCCGTCGCCAGGCGGAGGGCCGCCGAGGGCGTGGAACGGCGCAAGGAGCAGATGCAGGCGCAGATCGAGCGGGTGCTGCCGCTCTCCAGGGCCCTCGCCGCCGCGCACCGCCAAGTGCAG GAAGCCAAAGAGTTGAAATCCGCGGAGAAGGCGCGGCTTGGGGATCTGCAGAGGCTGCTCAGGACGAGGCAGCAGTCCATGGTAGCCCAGGTCGCCGCCCTGTACCCTGTCAGGGTCTTCCGAGACCTGCCGGCTGCAGAGAACCACCATTCCCGTACCAATG GAGAGTGCCGAACACCTTCGGAAGAGAATGGGGCACTTCCGCAAGAAATGAATGGAAATGGAAGACATTTACTCAGCATTATCAAATCTCCACATGTTGGCCCCTTGACATTTTTTGGTTGGCAAATTGGAAAGCCCAAGACAAAGCAGCCAAGTTACAGTCACAAGGAGCTTCAGAGGTCAGCAGCTGTGCTTGGATATGCAGCACAT TCTTGCTTATTGCTTCATATCTTGACATTCCCCTCCGATATCCTTTGCGCTTTGGAGGATCACGATCTTATGTCGGTGATCGTTTGCCTTCAGCTGAAGCATCATCCATGGGTTCAACGGAACATCGAAGGGTCGGCAGCGCTGACTCAAAACTAA
- the LOC123060560 gene encoding uncharacterized protein isoform X1, whose amino-acid sequence MTRQRHPTPFTCCKRSVLAGERGVAMGVQAKHDTLGIKKVLKCSIRISYRCASEHWALFSLALLLYLLYRSSPGLFAFLLSTSPVIICATLLLGILLSYGSTHLPESVEDRKTDTDSSAPRFGCFSRNVHFGAHQGFSVPAVKESTVGFKCWEIRNPSFSKARADKLTELDDTVPLLKESVDQGDERVYGHDRLTELFASISSMVTLQQEVGMEKFMKADHEREFRDPFSNNDNSTEYASLFEDAGQRRVDEKETTFGLCSSSENDRENDETVRKENQDKLLTDDQSDNVGEVSEDNPAKKPAGTCKWGRAFSVRQRKKLDGIKIEPINVDISSQLDSSLVSPCARVGNHDVSSDFDSVKPEFSSSDITMVDVAPMLDGNDPPLSNDDSGKLEDSSCDITMADVAPMLDEIDPPLGNEFPSPEPIDNDDSVCGSNFCRLDPQMDSDNNSKPDTSKAENDAKDGEKKKDDGGNQPEFLGTADEDKNAMDLGYSEVERSRRLEFLMAKRRSRKNIIFDLDGNDACQSADRFSRFRMQVQPISVSRRSPFDLASDPDEAAIPGSAPSIMHRRNNLFEPPSEQSDDGGVSAHDNLDSQEIMTGSRRDMVFKRHDTFNFGGQERHRSRFKPCFVLDAMDIQEESTGSFQRQFSDKSVSKLSAVSECDTLSSVADQEESNNLVKKDFQRWFSDKSVSRLSVVSESDTLSLGADQEECNDLVKKDFQRWFSDKSMSRLSVVSGSDALSLAAGQEERSDFNKDFLWYFQRQFSDKSMSKVTVVSESDALSLVADQEEHTDFNKDFLWYFQRQFSDKSVSRQSVVAESDIISSVTDQEDRSDLVEKDVLLGDTSPELPRQESDVGNAGSKCPDTVDFLGDETLNAAVASGMEPEPVCNAAT is encoded by the exons ATGACTCGACAAAGGCATCCTACGCCATTCACTTGTTGCAAAAG GTCTGTGCTGGCAGGTGAGAGAGGAGTGGCCATGGGTGTCCAGGCCAAGCATGATACATTAGGCATCAAGAAAGTTTTGAAGTGCTCTATCAGAATAAGCTATAGATGTGCCTCTGAACACTGGGCTCTCTTCAGTCTAGCCCTACTGCTTTACCTGCTGTACAGATCTTCACCGGGTCTCTTCGCTTTCCTTCTCTCCACTTCCCCTGTAATTATTTGCGCCACCCTTCTTCTTGGTATACTGCTAAGTTATGGGAGCACACATCTTCCTGAGTCCGTTGAAGACCGGAAGACTGACACAGATAGTTCAGCTCCCAGGTTTGGATGTTTTTCCAGAAATGTTCATTTTGGAGCACATCAGGGATTTTCAGTGCCTGCAGTTAAGGAGAGCACAGTTGGCTTTAAATGTTGGGAAATCAGAAACCCAAGTTTTAGCAAGGCAAGGGCTGACAAGCTTACTGAGCTGGATGATACTGTTCCTCTTTTGAAGGAATCAGTTGATCAAGGAGATGAGAGAGTTTATGGACATGATAGACTCACTGAACTCTTCGCTTCTATTTCTTCCATGGTGACACTGCAGCAAGAGGTTGGTATGGAGAAATTCATGAAGGCTGATCATGAACGGGAGTTCAGAGATCCATTTTCCAACAATGATAATAGTACCGAGTATGCTAGCCTGTTTGAGGATGCTGGTCAAAGAAGAGTTGATGAGAAGGAGACAACATTTGGCTTATGCTCTTCCAGTGAGAATGATAGGGAAAATGATGAAACAGTAAGAAAGGAAAATCAAGATAAATTGTTGACAGATGATCAAAGTGATAATGTGGGAGAGGTTTCAGAAGATAACCCAGCTAAAAAACCGGCTGGTACTTGCAAATGGGGCCGTGCTTTTTCTGTCCGTCAGAGAAAGAAGCTTGATGGGATAAAGATTGAGCCTATCAATGTTGATATCAGCAGCCAGTTAGACTCTTCTCTAGTTTCACCATGTGCAAGAGTTGGCAACCATGATGTTTCATCAGATTTTGATTCTGTCAAGCCAGAGTTTTCCTCTTCTGATATCACTATGGTTGACGTTGCTCCAATGCTCGATGGTAATGATCCTCCTTTAAGCAATGATGATTCTGGTAAGCTAGAGGATTCCTCTTGTGATATCACTATGGCTGATGTTGCTCCAATGCTTGATGAGATTGATCCTCCTTTAGGCAATGAATTCCCTAGCCCCGAGCCCATTGACAATGATGATTCTGTCTGCGGTTCCAACTTCTGCCGCCTGGATCCTCAAATGGACAGTGATAATAACAGCAAGCCTGATACTAGTAAAgctgaaaatgatgctaaggatgGAGAAAAGAAGAAGGATGATGGTGGGAACCAACCTGAATTTCTTGGGACAGCAGACGAAGATAAGAATGCCATGGATCTTGGGTACTCTGAGGTGGAAAGGAGTCGTAGATTGGAGTTCTTGATGGCTAAGAGAAGATCAAGGAAGAATATAATATTTGATCTTGATGGAAATGATGCTTGTCAGAGTGCAGATAGATTTTCACGTTTCCGTATGCAAGTTCAGCCCATTTCAGTATCAAGGAGGAGCCCTTTTGACCTTGCTTCTGATCCTGATGAGGCAGCCATTCCTGGCTCGGCTCCTTCAATCATGCATCGGCGAAATAACCTGTTTGAACCCCCTTCTGAACAATCAGATGATGGTGGTGTATCTGCACATGATAACTTGGATTCTCAAGAAATCATGACAGGTTCCCGCCGAGACATGGTCTTCAAGAGGCATGATACCTTCAATTTTGGCGGCCAAGAGAGACACCGTTCTCGATTTAAGCCATGTTTCGTGCTGGATGCAATGGATATTCAGGAAGAAAGTACAGGCAGTTTCCAGAGGCAGTTCAGTGACAAGAGTGTGTCAAAACTAAGTGCTGTATCTGAGTGTGATACCCTTTCTTCGGTCGCTGATCAAGAGGAAAGCAACAACCTCGTCAAAAAGGATTTCCAGAGGTGGTTCAGTGACAAGAGCGTGTCAAGACTGAGCGTTGTTTCTGAATCTGACACCCTTTCTTTGGGCGCCGATCAAGAGGAATGCAACGACCTTGTGAAAAAGGATTTCCAGAGGTGGTTCAGTGACAAGAGCATGTCGAGGCTGAGCGTTGTTTCTGGATCTGACGCCCTTTCTTTGGCCGCCGGTCAAGAGGAACGCAGCGACTTCAATAAGGACTTCCTCTGGTATTTCCAGAGGCAGTTCAGTGACAAGAGCATGTCGAAAGTAACTGTTGTTTCTGAATCCGATGCCCTTTCTTTGGTCGCCGACCAGGAGGAACACACCGACTTCAATAAGGATTTCCTTTGGTACTTCCAGAGGCAGTTCAGCGACAAGAGCGTGTCGAGGCAGAGCGTTGTTGCTGAATCTGATATCATTTCGTCAGTCACCGATCAAGAGGACCGCAGCGACCTCGTCGAGAAGGATGTCCTTTTGGGGGACACGTCGCCAGAGCTGCCAAGACAGGAAAGTGATGTTGGAAATGCTGGAAGCAAATGCCCAGACACGGTTGATTTTTTGGGTGATGAAACTCTGAATGCCGCTGTCGCCAGTGGGATGGAGCCTGAGCCAGTGTGCAATGCTGCAACATAG
- the LOC123060560 gene encoding spindle assembly checkpoint component MAD1 isoform X4, with the protein MSARAGPDPNSEKSVAWPDLRGSLERAGALAAELAAAAEERARLARRLEAALEVRRESVRQGAALDELSRRLERRRARADELAVARRRAAEGVERRKEQMQAQIERVLPLSRALAAAHRQVQEAKELKSAEKARLGDLQRLLRTRQQSMVAQVAALYPVRVFRDLPAAENHHSRTNGECRTPSEENGALPQEMNGNGRHLLSIIKSPHVGPLTFFGWQIGKPKTKQPSYSHKELQRSAAVLGYAAHAVLLIASYLDIPLRYPLRFGGSRSYVGDRLPSAEASSMGSTEHRRVGSADSKLTDYPLFLEYQDDSTKASYAIHLLQKVCAGR; encoded by the exons ATGAGCGCCAGGGCCGGGCCGGATCCCAACTCCGAGAAGTCGGTCGCGTGGCCGGACCTCCGGGGAAGCCTCGAGCGGGCCGGCGCCCTCGCCGCGGAGCTCGCGGCCGCGGCGGAGGAACGGGCACGCCTGGCGCGCCGCCTCGAGGCCGCGCTCGAG GTGAGGAGGGAGTCGGTGCGGCAGGGCGCGGCGCTGGACGAGCTGAGCCGGCGGCTggagcggcggcgggcgcgcgcggACGAGCTCGCCGTCGCCAGGCGGAGGGCCGCCGAGGGCGTGGAACGGCGCAAGGAGCAGATGCAGGCGCAGATCGAGCGGGTGCTGCCGCTCTCCAGGGCCCTCGCCGCCGCGCACCGCCAAGTGCAG GAAGCCAAAGAGTTGAAATCCGCGGAGAAGGCGCGGCTTGGGGATCTGCAGAGGCTGCTCAGGACGAGGCAGCAGTCCATGGTAGCCCAGGTCGCCGCCCTGTACCCTGTCAGGGTCTTCCGAGACCTGCCGGCTGCAGAGAACCACCATTCCCGTACCAATG GAGAGTGCCGAACACCTTCGGAAGAGAATGGGGCACTTCCGCAAGAAATGAATGGAAATGGAAGACATTTACTCAGCATTATCAAATCTCCACATGTTGGCCCCTTGACATTTTTTGGTTGGCAAATTGGAAAGCCCAAGACAAAGCAGCCAAGTTACAGTCACAAGGAGCTTCAGAGGTCAGCAGCTGTGCTTGGATATGCAGCACAT GCAGTCTTGCTTATTGCTTCATATCTTGACATTCCCCTCCGATATCCTTTGCGCTTTGGAGGATCACGATCTTATGTCGGTGATCGTTTGCCTTCAGCTGAAGCATCATCCATGGGTTCAACGGAACATCGAAGGGTCGGCAGCGCTGACTCAAAACTAACAGATTATCCCCTTTTCTTGGAATATCAAGATGACTCGACAAAGGCATCCTACGCCATTCACTTGTTGCAAAAG GTCTGTGCTGGCAGGTGA